The nucleotide window AGGGCTCGACTCGTCGTCGGTGCCCACCGGATCCCGCTCTGATCGATGTTTATTACTTCCCGCGTTCGAGGTAATCTGTAGTCGCCGCTGGAGATGTGGCCAGCGGCCGAGATCGCAGAGAGACCGCACGACACGGAGGTGCTCAGCCATGGCGCTGACTTCCCACGACCCGTTCGCCAACGCCTCGTCGCTGTTCCGGGCGCTGGACTCCCTCGCCGGCCGGGCCGGCACCACCACGGCCCACCCGGTCGCCGGGATGCCGATGGACGCCTACCGGATCGGTGACAACTTCGTCGCCCACCTCGACCTGCCCGGCGTCGACCCGGGCTCGATCGAGATGTCCCTGGAGGGCACCACGCTGACCATCAGCGCGGAGCGCTCGGTCCCGCAGCTCGAGGGTGCGCAGTGGCAGGTCGCCGAGCGCCCCTTCGGCAGCTACACCCGGCAGCTGGTGCTGGGCCGCAGCCTGGACACCGACCGGCTCGAGGCCAGCTACCACGACGGCGTGCTGACCGTGAGCATCCCGGTGGCCGAGAAGGCCAAGGCCCGCACGATCACCGTGACCCGGGCCGACACCCCGGCCGCGGTGCAGGCGCACACCATCGAGGGCGAGCAGCCCGCGGTCGAGAGCTGACCGCACCGACACCCCGAGGAGGGGCGGAGCCGGCCGGCTCCGCCCCTCCCGTCGTCCGCACGTCTGGAGACCCGATGAGCACCGACCCGCTGCGGTCGCTGGACGACCCCGACCACCCGGTGCTCACCATGAGCCAGGCAGCCGAGCTGCTCGGCGTCCAGGCCGCCTTCCTGCGCAGCCTGGACTCCGCCGGCGTGCTGTACCCGCACCGCTCCGCCGGCGGCCACCGCCGCTACTCCCGCCACCAGCTCGAGCTCGCCGCCCGGGTGCGCGGTCTGCTCGACGACGGCCACCTGCTCGGCTCCGCCCAGGTGATCGTGCAGCTGCAGGACGACCTGGCCGCCGCGCAGGACGACGTCCAGGCCGCCCGCGAGGACGTCACGACCGCCCGGGCCGAGCGGGACACCGCCCGTCAGCAGCTGCGCGGCCGGCCCTGAGCCGCCCGCGTCACGCCTCGGCCGGGGTACCGGACAGCCCCCCGCTGGTCAGCCCGTAGAACACCGGCAGCAGCGCGGCGATCACCAGCCCGGCCACCGGCTGCCAGATGCCCGCGCCCGCCGCGGCCACGTCGGCGGCCAGCCCGAGCAGGGCCCGCCACCGCTCCCGGAGAAACCACGACGCCGGGGTGTCGGGGGCGATCAGCTCGCCGTGCCGGGCCAGGTACCGGTAGACGGCCAGCCAGGCCAGGCACATGCAGGCGGCGACCGACGCGTAGCCGACCAGCGCCACCTGCTGGTCGTGGTGGTCGCCGTGCTGGAAGGCACTGCCGAGCACCGCAGTCGGGAACGGGAGCACCGAGGTGGCGAGCAGCAGCACCAGGTTGCGCCACAGCAGGCCGCCGTCGACCGCCTCGATCCGGGTGAACAGCTGGTGGTGGTTGACCCAGATGACGCCCACGTAGCCGAACGAGGCCAGGTAGGCCACGTACACCGGCCACTGGTCGAGCAACCCGGTCAGGAACTCCCCCTCCTCCTCCGGGGCCCGCAGGTCCAGCACCAGCAGCGTGATGACGATCGCCAGCACTCCGTCGCTGAACGCCTCGACCCGCCCGGTGTCCGCGACCCGCCCCCGGGAGCGGTCCGCGCGCTGGTCGGTCACGTCGTCACGACGAGCTTGCCGCTGCGGCGGCCGGCCTCCATGTCCGCGTGCGCGGTGGCGATCTCGGCCAGGGCGTAGACGTGGGCCACCGGCACCACCGCCGTCCCGGCCGCGACGTCGTCCAGGAAGCCCTGCAGGACGTCGGTCGGCAGGTCGCCGACGTCGCCGCTGTAGGCGGCCAGCCGGACGCCGCGGGGCAGGTAGTCGTTGGGGTAGAAGTCCGGCACGGTCCACTGGTTGGACAGCATCCCGGTGAAGCAGGCCGTGCCGTGCACCCGGACCGACCGCAGGGTGTCCGGCAGGGTCGGTGTGCCGACCAGCTCCAGCGCCGCGTCCACCCCGTCGGGCAGCAGGGCGCGCACCTGGCGGGCGACGTCGCCGTCGTCGACCAGCACGTGGTCGACCCCCACGGCGCGCAGCGCGTCGGCCTTCGCGGCGCTGCGCGTGGTGGACAGCACGCTCGCGCCCAGCCGCTTCGCCAGCACGGCGGCGGCCATCCCGATCGACGACGTCCCACCGCGGACCAGCAGCGACTGCCCCGGACGGAGGTCGAGGCCGACGGTGAGCGACCCGTGGGCGGTCTGCAGCATCTCCGGGACCGCGCCGAGGGTGGCCCAGTCCAGGTCGCTGCGGAAGGACAGGACCTGCGCCGCCGGGACGACGGTGTACTCGGCGTACCCGCCGTCGTAGGAGCGGCCCATCCCGCCCATCATGGCCATCACCTGCTGCCCGACCGCGAACTCCCCGCCCGGACAGGCGGCCACCTCACCGGTCGCCTCGATGCCGGGCACCCGCGGGAAGGTGACGTCCGGCCCGGCCAGCCCCAGCCGGGTGTGCAGCTCGGAGCGGTTGAGGCCGAAGGCCCGCACCCGGATCAGCACCCAACCCGGTCGCGGCGTGGGCACCGGGCGCTCGCGGACGACCAGCGCCTCGGGCGGGCCGGGGGCGTCCAGGACGACGGCGCGCATGGTGGTGGGCAGGGGTGCGGTCACGGCGTACTCCTGGGAGTGGGGGTGGGGGCGGCGGCGCGCAGCCGCCGCAGGGTGGTGGCGAGGTGCTGCAGGTCGGCGTCCGCGAGGACGT belongs to Modestobacter sp. L9-4 and includes:
- a CDS encoding Hsp20/alpha crystallin family protein; protein product: MALTSHDPFANASSLFRALDSLAGRAGTTTAHPVAGMPMDAYRIGDNFVAHLDLPGVDPGSIEMSLEGTTLTISAERSVPQLEGAQWQVAERPFGSYTRQLVLGRSLDTDRLEASYHDGVLTVSIPVAEKAKARTITVTRADTPAAVQAHTIEGEQPAVES
- a CDS encoding helix-turn-helix domain-containing protein; this encodes MSTDPLRSLDDPDHPVLTMSQAAELLGVQAAFLRSLDSAGVLYPHRSAGGHRRYSRHQLELAARVRGLLDDGHLLGSAQVIVQLQDDLAAAQDDVQAAREDVTTARAERDTARQQLRGRP
- a CDS encoding zinc-binding alcohol dehydrogenase family protein; this encodes MTAPLPTTMRAVVLDAPGPPEALVVRERPVPTPRPGWVLIRVRAFGLNRSELHTRLGLAGPDVTFPRVPGIEATGEVAACPGGEFAVGQQVMAMMGGMGRSYDGGYAEYTVVPAAQVLSFRSDLDWATLGAVPEMLQTAHGSLTVGLDLRPGQSLLVRGGTSSIGMAAAVLAKRLGASVLSTTRSAAKADALRAVGVDHVLVDDGDVARQVRALLPDGVDAALELVGTPTLPDTLRSVRVHGTACFTGMLSNQWTVPDFYPNDYLPRGVRLAAYSGDVGDLPTDVLQGFLDDVAAGTAVVPVAHVYALAEIATAHADMEAGRRSGKLVVTT
- a CDS encoding TMEM175 family protein; the protein is MTDQRADRSRGRVADTGRVEAFSDGVLAIVITLLVLDLRAPEEEGEFLTGLLDQWPVYVAYLASFGYVGVIWVNHHQLFTRIEAVDGGLLWRNLVLLLATSVLPFPTAVLGSAFQHGDHHDQQVALVGYASVAACMCLAWLAVYRYLARHGELIAPDTPASWFLRERWRALLGLAADVAAAGAGIWQPVAGLVIAALLPVFYGLTSGGLSGTPAEA